Within Acidobacteriota bacterium, the genomic segment CTTGCTCCCGAAGCTCGGCCTCCAGGCTACCGCCGTGGCTCAGGGCCACTCGCTGGACCAGGCTCAGTCCCAAGCTAGCGCCGCCGCTGGCATCGCCGCTGGCGGGCTCTCCCGGCTCGAAGTAGCTGAACATCTCCTCGCCGGCGGTGCGGGACTTGTCGCCCGAGGTGCCCGGCTGGACACCGGGGCCGCCGTCCTCCACCACCACGGTGGCCAGCTGGGCGCTGTGGCGCAGGCTCACTCTCACCGTGCCGCCCCGGGGGGTGAAGCGCACCGCGTTGTCGCACAGCTTGAACAAGGCCAGATACAACCGCGGCCGGTCGCCGGCCACCGTCACCTCCCCTCCCAGCTCCCGTTCCAGGGTCTGGGCCTTGAACTCCGCCGCCGGCAGGACGATCTCCAATGCCTCCTCAAGCAACGGGATCAGGGGGATGGGCCGCTGTTCAAGGGGCGGGCTCGACGCAGGAGTGCCCCGGCTCAACACCAGCAGCCCTTCTACCAACAACCAAATACGGTCGATCTCCCGTAATGTCTGGAGTAGGTGCCGTTGGAGGTTGGGGTCCGGCTTGCCGTTCAGGGCGGCGACACGGCGTTGGGCCAGCTCGAGGTAGGCGCGGGCGGCGGCCAGGGGGTTGCGCAGCTCGTGGGAGGCAGCGAGGGAAAAGCGCTGCATGCGCTGATGCTCGGTCTCCAGCCGTTGGGCCAAGCGTTCCACCGCCTCGACGATGGCGCGCAGCTCGGGGACCTGTTCCGTCGGCGGCGTACCGCGGAAGCCGGCTTGCTCCCAGCGCTCCAGAGCCGCTTCCAGCCGGAGGTGAG encodes:
- a CDS encoding HAMP domain-containing sensor histidine kinase, with protein sequence MDSRKRPPGRRLRGARLPAAGVALGLLWSWLLIFAAWAGWPASALVALALGSIPAVLAVALLVRRHGSRSHLRLEAALERWEQAGFRGTPPTEQVPELRAIVEAVERLAQRLETEHQRMQRFSLAASHELRNPLAAARAYLELAQRRVAALNGKPDPNLQRHLLQTLREIDRIWLLVEGLLVLSRGTPASSPPLEQRPIPLIPLLEEALEIVLPAAEFKAQTLERELGGEVTVAGDRPRLYLALFKLCDNAVRFTPRGGTVRVSLRHSAQLATVVVEDGGPGVQPGTSGDKSRTAGEEMFSYFEPGEPASGDASGGASLGLSLVQRVALSHGGSLEAELREQGGSRFLFTLPALESAAQPRETIVGA